In Nicotiana tabacum cultivar K326 chromosome 17, ASM71507v2, whole genome shotgun sequence, one DNA window encodes the following:
- the LOC107779295 gene encoding metal transporter Nramp3-like (The RefSeq protein has 6 substitutions compared to this genomic sequence) has protein sequence MPPHDDEQQQLLANRLLDSNEEETAYDYSDKVHIIGVDEHDGEDFTEAPPFSWKKLWLFTGPGFLMSIAFLDPGNLEGDLQAGAIAGYSLLWLLFWATAIGLLVQLLSARLGVATSRHLAELCRDEYPTWARLLLWIMAELALIGADIQEVIGSAIAIKILSRGFLPLWSGVVITALDCFIFLFLENYGVRKLEALFAVLIAVMAVSFAWMFGETKPNGVELLVGIVVPKLSSKTIKQAVGIVGCVIMPHNVFLHSALVQSREIDHHRVGRVREALKYYSIESTAALTISFIINLFVTTVFAKSFYGSEIANSIGLENAGQYLQEKYGGGVFPILYIWAIGLLAAGQSSTITGTYAGQFIMGGFLHMRLKKWQRALITRSCAIIPTLIVALAFDTSEKLLDVLNEWLNVLQSVQIPFALIPLLCLVPKEEIMGVFKIGSTLKVISWLVAALVIMINGYLLMDSLSSAVSGVLFASVVFAFTGGYVAFIVYLILRGITFPDWFVKNKSITSIEN, from the exons ATGCCTCCACACGATGACGAACAGCAACAATTGCTAGCCAACCGATTACTCGATTCCAACGAGGAAGAAACAGCGTATGACTACTCCGACAAAGTTCATATCATCGGAGTCGACGAACACGACGGTGAAGATTTCACCGAAGCTCCTCCTTTTTCTTGGAAAAAGCTATGGCTTTTTACTGGGCCGGGTTTTTTAATGAGCATAGCGTTTTTGGATCCGGGAAACCTTGAAGGAGATCTTCAGGCGGGTGCAATCGCTGGGTACTCTCTGTTATGGCTACTCTTTTGGGCTACGGCTATTGGGCTACTTGTTCAGCTTTTATCGGCTCGTTTGGGAGTGGCCACCTCTAGACATTTGGCTGAGTTGTGTAGGGATGAATATCCTACATGGGCTAGGTTGCTTTTATGGATCATGGCTGAATTGGCTTTAATTGGGGCTGATATTCAAGAGGTTATTGGCAGTGCTATTGCTATAAAGATTTTGAGTCGAGGATTCTTGCCTCTCTGGTCTGGTGTTGTCATTACCGCTCTTGATTG CTTTATATTCTTATTTCTTGAGAACTATGGTGTGCGAAAGCTGGAAGCACTCTTTGCCGTCCTTATTGCAGTTATGGCAGTCTCATTTGCATGGATGTTTGGAGAAACAAAACCTAATGGAGTTGAACTTCTTGTTG GTATTGTGGTTCCAAAACTGAGCTCCAAGACAATAAAGCAGGCAGTGGGAATTGTAGGGTGTGTTATCATGCCTCACAATGTGTTTCTGCATTCTGCTCTAGTGCAGTCCAGAGAGATTGACCACCATAGGGTTGGAAGAGTTCGAGAAGCACTCAAATACTACTCCATAGAGTCGACAGCTGCTTTGGCAATTTCATTCATTATCAATCTGTTTGTCACAACAGTGTTCGCAAAGTCATTTTATGGTAGTGAAATAGCCAATAGCATTGGCCTAGAAAATGCAGGTCAATACCTTCAGGAAAAGTATGGCGGAGGAGTGTTCCCCATCCTTTATATCTGGGCTATTGGATTGTTGGCTGCTGGACAGAGTAGCACTATAACTGGCACTTATGCTGGGCAATTTATTATGGGAGGTTTTCTGCACATGAGGTTGAAAAAATGGCAGAGAGCGTTAATAACAAGAAGTTGTGCTATCATCCCAACTCTGATCGTTGCTCTTGCTTTTGACACCTCTGAGAAGTCATTAGATGTTCTCAACGAGTGGCTTAATGTTCTTCAGTCTGTTCAAATCCCTTTTGCCCTGATCCCCCTTCTTTGTCTTGTATCCAAAGAAGAAATCATGGGTGTTTTCAAAATTGGCTCTACTCTAAAG GTGATATCATGGCTTGTGGCTGCGCTGGTGATACTGATTAATGGCTATCTTTTGATGGACTCCTTATCTTCTGCAGTCAGTGGGGTGTTGTTTACATCTGTTGTATTTGCATTTACGGGTGGATACGTTGCTTTTATTGTATACCTCATTTTACGGGGAATTACCTTCCCCAATTGGTTTGTAAAAAACAAGAGTATCACCAGCATAGAGAATTGA